One stretch of Deltaproteobacteria bacterium DNA includes these proteins:
- a CDS encoding KamA family radical SAM protein, translated as METHPGDDAVPLRRPKGRTAPVGLPWPQVTREQWNDYRWQLAHRITSVEDLAGLCGFSAEEIRLLSRVTDLYRMGITPYYLSLVRFDDADDPIARQATPSAEEYFGVEGGEDDPLEEEKDMPVPGLTHRYPDRCLLVVTNFCSMYCRHCTRKRIWSLGEAAKTEFELSKMFAYVKRHEEIRDVIISGGDPLTLPTERLDYILKSLRKIPHVEVIRIGTRVPVVLPMRIDDELCAVLEKHGPIWINTQFNHPREVTAEARQACDRLLRAGVPVNNQTVLLKGVNDHAEIIRKLNTELLKAKVRPYYLFQCDMVRGLEHFRTRLTKGIEIMEALRGHTSGLAIPSYVVDVPGGGGKIPLMPTYILSMGEDRTVLRNYEGIIVSYEEARADGRPSARPETALPSARNDVYRLLTGEVRALIPAGNERMARRKRRCESASPTT; from the coding sequence ATGGAGACCCATCCCGGTGACGACGCCGTACCGCTGAGGCGCCCGAAGGGAAGGACCGCGCCGGTCGGCCTGCCCTGGCCGCAGGTCACGCGCGAGCAGTGGAACGACTACCGTTGGCAGCTGGCCCACCGCATCACCTCCGTGGAAGACCTCGCCGGCCTCTGCGGCTTTTCCGCGGAGGAGATCCGCCTCCTCTCCCGCGTGACCGACCTCTACCGCATGGGGATCACGCCGTACTACCTTTCCCTCGTCCGGTTCGACGACGCCGACGACCCGATCGCCCGCCAGGCCACTCCTTCCGCCGAGGAGTATTTCGGCGTCGAGGGCGGCGAGGACGACCCGCTGGAGGAGGAAAAGGACATGCCGGTCCCCGGGCTCACCCACCGGTACCCGGACCGGTGCCTCCTGGTGGTCACCAACTTCTGCTCCATGTACTGCCGGCACTGCACCCGGAAGCGGATCTGGTCGCTGGGCGAAGCCGCCAAGACCGAATTCGAGCTTTCCAAGATGTTCGCCTACGTGAAACGTCACGAGGAGATCCGCGACGTCATCATCTCCGGCGGCGACCCGCTGACGCTCCCGACCGAGCGGCTCGACTACATCCTGAAGAGCCTGCGGAAGATCCCGCACGTCGAGGTCATCCGGATCGGGACCCGCGTACCCGTGGTCCTGCCGATGCGGATCGACGACGAGCTGTGCGCCGTCCTGGAGAAGCACGGCCCGATCTGGATCAACACCCAGTTCAACCACCCGCGGGAGGTCACCGCCGAGGCGCGCCAGGCGTGCGACCGGCTGCTGCGGGCGGGCGTCCCGGTGAACAACCAGACCGTCCTCCTGAAAGGGGTGAACGACCACGCCGAGATCATCCGGAAGCTCAACACGGAGCTTTTGAAGGCCAAGGTCCGCCCGTACTACCTCTTCCAGTGCGACATGGTCCGCGGGCTCGAGCATTTCCGCACGCGGCTGACGAAGGGGATCGAGATCATGGAGGCGCTGCGCGGCCACACCTCCGGCCTCGCCATCCCTTCCTACGTCGTCGACGTGCCCGGCGGCGGCGGGAAGATCCCGCTGATGCCGACCTACATCCTGTCGATGGGCGAGGACCGGACCGTCCTCCGGAACTACGAGGGGATCATCGTGAGCTACGAGGAGGCCCGGGCCGACGGACGCCCGTCGGCCCGTCCGGAAACCGCCCTCCCCTCGGCGCGCAACGACGTCTACCGCCTGTT
- a CDS encoding helix-turn-helix domain-containing protein, producing the protein MIDIGARIKHLRQINGLAQADLAERAGLTKGAISQVERNLTSPSVANLFEILTALNETPSSFFADVDEEKVLFRKSDALPSEVTGYKTFDTLLPKSRYRSLVAYRATIAPGRQTPPEPAQEGENYIQVLAGRLTLRLGQIAYVARKGESLYFAGEQEFAFSNKGKTLVDFLWVRTSGR; encoded by the coding sequence GTGATCGACATCGGAGCGAGGATCAAGCATCTCCGGCAGATCAACGGACTCGCGCAGGCCGATCTGGCGGAGCGCGCCGGCCTCACGAAAGGCGCCATCTCCCAGGTCGAGCGCAACCTCACCTCCCCCTCCGTCGCCAACCTCTTCGAGATCCTCACCGCCCTCAACGAAACGCCCTCCTCCTTCTTCGCCGACGTGGACGAGGAGAAGGTGCTCTTCCGGAAGAGCGACGCCCTCCCCTCCGAGGTCACCGGATACAAGACGTTCGACACGCTCCTGCCCAAGAGCCGCTACCGCTCCCTGGTCGCCTACCGCGCCACGATCGCCCCGGGAAGGCAGACGCCCCCGGAACCGGCGCAGGAAGGGGAGAACTACATCCAGGTCCTCGCCGGGCGTCTGACGCTGCGGCTCGGGCAGATCGCCTACGTGGCCCGCAAGGGCGAGAGCCTCTACTTCGCGGGCGAGCAGGAGTTCGCGTTCTCGAACAAGGGGAAGACGCTCGTCGACTTTCTCTGGGTGCGCACGAGCGGGCGTTAA